One part of the Vicia villosa cultivar HV-30 ecotype Madison, WI linkage group LG6, Vvil1.0, whole genome shotgun sequence genome encodes these proteins:
- the LOC131610542 gene encoding protein DEHYDRATION-INDUCED 19-like, with protein MDSDSSSLWNSLLSFSTLTSSKSYLSALQSRSDMFMDGFDENDIEDEDDDVKEEFLCPFCSEYFDIVGLCCHIDEEHPVEAKNGVCPVCALRVGVDMVAHIALQHGSILKVQRKRKSRKGGSYSTLSLLRKELREGNLQSLLGGSSFTLSSSNAAPDPLLSSFILPVADELSSSQSQPNFITGTRQSRKSTDETLSKKKVETPTLSVKDKEEKEKRCEFVQGLLMSTFLDDIP; from the exons ATGGACTCTGATTCTTCTTCTCTTTGGAACTCTCTTCTATCCTTTTCCACCCTCACTTCCTCCAAATCCTATCTCTCCGCTCTTCAATCTCGATCag ATATGTTTATGGATGGTTTTGATGAAAATGATAtcgaggatgaagatgatgatgtaaAGGAGGAGTTTTTATGTCCCTTTTGTTCTGAGTATTTTGATATTGTTGGGTTGTGTTGCCACATTGATGAAGAGCATCCTGTTGAAGCAAAAAATGGG GTTTGTCCCGTTTGTGCATTGAGGGTGGGGGTTGATATGGTTGCACACATTGCCCTACAACATGGAAGCATACTTAAG GTGCAGCGAAAGAGGAAATCACGGAAAGGTGGATCTTATTCAACACTATCATTATTGAGGAAGGAACTGCGAGAAGGAAATTTGCAATCCCTTTTGGGAGGGTCTTCATTTACACTGTCATCGTCTAATGCAGCCCCTGATCCATTGTTATCATCATTTATATTGCCTGTAGCTGATGAATTATCCAGTTCTCAGAGTCAACCTAACTTTATTACTGGGACAAGGCAATCCAGAAAAAGCACAGATGAGACTCTATCAAAAAA AAAAGTGGAGACACCTACCTTGTcagtcaaggataaggaagaaaaagaaaaaagatgcgAGTTTGTTCAAGGGCTATTGATGTCCACCTTCCTTGATGACATTCCATGA
- the LOC131610540 gene encoding exonuclease DPD1, chloroplastic/mitochondrial, with amino-acid sequence MKTGSMIFSFLQVPRCRIHTLANNWGETFHSFGNICQNNHSVRLFGSRIYGLQGGHRKKWTRRPLTTNTESYADTKSRSTKQEVLSETVSTSSTINVNKTQLGQFQEIQQCNIQQEIAQNKDLSSLVTVIVFDIETTGLHREKERIIEIALRDLQGGPNSTFQTLVNPQCCVENSRIHGITTKMVNEPGVPRMEDLAPILLRYVQSREKPGGYVLWVAHNARTFDVPFIINELRRCSTPIPPNWLFLDSLSIARQLKPKGTKLPSVSLDALSKFYEIKVDGSAHRAMVDVNTLSMILPKLTRDLKLTLSALVERSFREVDMKKKNSK; translated from the exons ATGAAGACTGGCTCCATGATTTTTTCCTTTTTGCAAGTACCTAGATGCAGAATACACACCTTAGCTAATAATTGGGGTGAAACCTTCCACAGCTTCGGTAACATTTGTCAAAACAATCATAGTGTAAGGTTGTTTGGTTCTAGAATTTATGGACTTCAGGGAGGCCACAGAAAAAAATGGACTCGAAGACCATTAACTACAAATACAGAAAGTTACGCAGACACCAAATCAAGAAGCACCAAGCAAGAAGTTTTGAGCGAAACAGTTTCAACTAGCTCTACAATAAATGTAAATAAAACACAGCTAGGTCAATTTCAGGAAATTCAACAATGTAACATTCAACAGGAGATAGCTCAGAATAAAGACTTGTCTAGCTTAGTCACTGTTATTGTTTTTGATATTGAGACCACCGGGCTTCACCGAGAGAAAGAAAGAATCATTGAGATCGCGCTTCGAGATCTTCAGGGTGGTCCGAACAGCACTTTCCAAACTCTTGTAAATCCTCAATGCTGTGTTGAAAACTCAAGAATCCATGGCATTACTACAAAAATGGTGAACGAGCCCGGTGTTCCGAG AATGGAAGATCTGGCCCCTATATTATTACGCTACGTTCAAAGCCGTGAGAAACCTGGGGGATATGTGTTATGGGTTGCTCATAATGCTCGTACTTTTGATGTACCATTCATCATTAACGAGTTACGTCGATGTTCTACACCGATTCCTCCGAATTGGCTGTTTCTGGATAGTCTTTCTATAGCACGTCAACTAAAGCCTAAAG GAACAAAACTTCCTTCAGTATCCCTTGATGCCCTTAGCAAGTTCTATGAAATTAAAGTTGATGGCTCCGCCCATAGAGCCATGGTAGATGTGAACACATTATCCATGATTCTTCCCAAGTTGACCCGTGATTTGAAATTGACCCTGTCCGCCCTTGTCGAAAGATCGTTCAGAGAAGTTgatatgaagaagaagaattcAAAATAG
- the LOC131610539 gene encoding GATA transcription factor 16-like, which translates to MGIMDQMNKECCSYDEMGVIKKCCADCKTTKTPLWRGGPNGPKTLCNACGIRYRKRRGCCKKGQEKERKREKSESESEGDGDDDDDWSESLKMKLVALGEEVFLHSVLKKEKRIKLGEEEEAAVCLMALSCGFVFA; encoded by the exons ATGGGAATCATGGATCAAATGAACAAG GAATGTTGTTCCTATGATGAAATGGGTGTGATCAAGAAATGTTGTGCTGATTGCAAAACCACCAAGACCCCACTTTGGAGAGGAGGACCAAATGGACCCAAA ACGTTGTGCAACGCTTGTGGAATTAGGTACAGAAAGAGAAGAGGTTGTTGTAAGAAAGgacaagaaaaggaaaggaagagAGAGAAATCAGAAAGTGAGAGTGAgggtgatggtgatgatgatgatgattggagtgagtctttgaaaatgaagTTAGTGGCGTTAGGTGAAGAGGTTTTTTTGCATTCGGttttgaagaaagaaaagaggatTAAGTTGGGTGAAGAGGAAGAAGCTGCTGTGTGTTTAATGGCACTCTCTTGTGGCTTTGTTTTTGCTTGA